One window of Planctomycetaceae bacterium genomic DNA carries:
- a CDS encoding alpha/beta fold hydrolase, which yields MNRGFWFARLFPAVFVAVAFMMVYPTVGARVLQGDATAQVPQSQSAIRHNDLSQFVNDDGQVQRIASKGDWAVRREQILAGMQEAMGPLPSTENAAPFDIVVVEDKRIDNLRRIELTIQMESGDRLPLDLWLPATLADKADPANILALNAQEKLPAMLALHPTGAAGKRIVAGEGPRGNRQYGLELARRGYITICPDYPSFGDYSDYDFETDPYVSGTMKGIVNHRRCVDLLCQMACVDPDRIGVIGHSLGGHNAMFSGVFDERLKIIVSSCGWTPFHDYYGGKIQGWTSDRYMPLLNSRYQLNPDLVPFDFYEVVAALAPRTFVSISPLHDANFDVAGVRKAIPEAAKIYSLLDAKGELILATPDCEHDFPAEMREKAYSEIDRVLRHTPPADLMPDYSGELPRIAAVPAEEAIQTFQTAPGFEIQMIAQEPDVVDPVAVAFDEHGRLFVIEMRDYSEQADEHLGRVRLLIDSDQDGVFDESHIFAEGLSWPTAITCFDGGVFVGSPPEVFYLKDTNGDHSADEKTLVFTGFGRSNVQGLMNCLHWGPDNRIYGQTSSSGATVTCPVHPERPALQLRSRDFSFDPKTFDIRPESGGAQHGMCFDDWGNRFVCSNSDHAQAILYNDRYLTRNSQVAAAPPRVSIAVDGGQAPVFRTSPVEPWRIVRTRLRASGVVKGVVEGGGRPAGYFTGSTGINVYRGDAWPREMVGMLVMADVGSNIVHRKKATADGVTWKAERIDPGFEFISSTDIWFRPVQSANAPDGCLMILDMYRETIEHPASLPPEIKKHLDLTSGRDRGRLYRLAPAGWKFQARDLPGKCSTEQLVAMLAHPNGWHRDTAARLLYERQDESAIEPLRKLAANPESARGRVHALNTLAGLNAQKADDIVAALKDKHARVRETAARHAESFAASQDVGLALSQLANDDDARVRLQAAFSLGAFDDTLRFAPLLTILKSAPADRWIRTAVLTSLQEDCLKALSVLASNEPPSFAQSTDGAAVITELTELVARQTAGKQRKALAALIERQADHPSLQLELVKRTYRGDSGARKDPVFSALTSSIVAAAQKTADDETAASAARIAAIRALTLANYADQSERLLAMLNPLTAPEIQLAALETLGVYGDARAASELIDRVSELSPKVLERTRELMLDRADWAIILLQAMADDRVRSNFLSSAELQRLAGHPDQTLRAAATVQLKAMGTSSREDVIRKYQTTLSLVGNNQRGAEIFKKHCSVCHQLGGVGYQVGPNLATVASRGPESILVNLLDPNREVNPAWREYIAVTTEGRTHNGVIISESATSITLRRAEAKEDSLLRTDLDTLQDTGRSLMPEGLEKEIDPQAAADLISWLMEQK from the coding sequence ATGAACCGAGGATTCTGGTTTGCCCGCCTTTTCCCAGCGGTATTCGTTGCCGTTGCTTTTATGATGGTTTATCCCACTGTTGGCGCTCGCGTCCTGCAAGGCGATGCTACTGCGCAGGTGCCCCAGTCACAGTCCGCGATCCGGCATAATGACCTGAGTCAATTTGTAAATGACGATGGTCAGGTGCAACGAATTGCTAGTAAGGGTGACTGGGCCGTACGTCGGGAACAAATACTGGCGGGAATGCAGGAAGCGATGGGGCCACTGCCATCAACAGAGAATGCTGCCCCTTTTGATATCGTGGTTGTTGAGGACAAACGGATCGACAACCTGCGCCGGATTGAGCTCACGATTCAGATGGAATCAGGCGACCGTCTGCCGCTCGATCTCTGGCTTCCAGCGACACTGGCAGACAAGGCAGACCCCGCGAATATTCTGGCGTTGAACGCGCAGGAGAAACTACCGGCAATGCTGGCTCTTCATCCGACGGGGGCGGCTGGTAAGCGGATTGTGGCGGGGGAAGGTCCCCGGGGGAATCGCCAGTATGGTCTGGAACTGGCCCGGCGTGGGTACATCACGATTTGCCCCGACTATCCATCATTCGGGGACTATTCCGACTACGATTTTGAAACGGATCCCTACGTTTCCGGAACGATGAAGGGCATTGTGAACCATCGGCGGTGTGTTGACCTGCTCTGTCAGATGGCGTGTGTCGATCCCGATCGCATTGGTGTCATCGGCCATTCGCTTGGCGGACACAATGCCATGTTCTCCGGAGTGTTTGATGAGCGTCTGAAGATCATCGTTTCCAGTTGTGGCTGGACTCCGTTTCATGATTACTATGGCGGAAAAATCCAGGGCTGGACCAGCGATCGTTACATGCCATTGCTGAATTCACGCTACCAGTTGAATCCGGATCTGGTGCCTTTCGATTTCTACGAGGTTGTAGCCGCCCTGGCGCCACGCACGTTCGTTTCGATTTCGCCCTTGCACGACGCAAACTTTGATGTGGCCGGTGTAAGAAAGGCGATCCCGGAAGCGGCGAAGATTTATTCTTTGCTGGACGCGAAGGGCGAATTGATTCTGGCAACTCCGGACTGCGAGCATGACTTTCCGGCAGAAATGCGTGAGAAAGCCTATTCGGAAATTGATCGGGTGCTTCGGCATACACCGCCAGCAGATCTGATGCCGGACTATTCGGGCGAATTGCCGCGAATTGCCGCCGTGCCCGCGGAAGAAGCGATTCAGACATTTCAAACTGCGCCGGGGTTTGAGATCCAGATGATCGCGCAGGAACCCGATGTTGTTGATCCGGTGGCTGTTGCGTTCGACGAGCACGGTCGTCTGTTCGTCATTGAAATGCGTGACTATTCGGAACAGGCAGATGAACATCTGGGCCGGGTCCGCTTACTGATTGATTCGGATCAGGATGGCGTCTTCGATGAAAGTCATATCTTCGCGGAAGGGCTTTCCTGGCCCACAGCGATTACCTGCTTTGATGGCGGTGTGTTCGTTGGAAGTCCACCAGAAGTTTTTTACCTGAAGGACACCAATGGTGATCACAGCGCAGACGAAAAGACGCTGGTATTCACCGGCTTTGGTCGCAGCAACGTTCAGGGCCTGATGAACTGCCTGCACTGGGGCCCTGACAATCGAATTTATGGACAAACAAGTTCGTCGGGGGCAACCGTGACGTGTCCGGTGCACCCCGAACGACCAGCTCTGCAACTTCGGTCGAGGGACTTTTCATTCGACCCGAAGACGTTTGATATTCGTCCCGAAAGTGGTGGTGCTCAGCATGGTATGTGCTTCGACGACTGGGGCAATCGCTTCGTTTGTTCGAACAGCGATCATGCGCAGGCAATTCTCTACAACGATCGTTACCTGACTCGCAATTCGCAGGTCGCCGCAGCGCCGCCGCGTGTCAGCATAGCGGTGGATGGTGGACAGGCGCCCGTTTTTCGCACGAGTCCGGTCGAACCCTGGCGCATTGTTCGAACACGTCTGCGGGCATCCGGGGTTGTTAAAGGCGTGGTCGAAGGTGGCGGACGACCAGCCGGCTATTTCACAGGTTCAACAGGTATCAATGTCTATCGTGGCGATGCCTGGCCCAGGGAGATGGTTGGGATGCTGGTCATGGCCGATGTGGGAAGCAACATCGTTCATCGGAAAAAAGCTACCGCAGATGGTGTCACATGGAAAGCTGAACGGATTGATCCGGGCTTCGAATTCATCTCATCGACGGATATTTGGTTTCGTCCGGTACAGTCTGCAAATGCTCCCGACGGTTGCCTGATGATTCTGGACATGTACCGTGAAACCATTGAACACCCGGCCAGTCTACCTCCGGAAATCAAAAAGCATCTGGATCTGACGAGCGGACGTGATCGCGGTCGACTTTACCGGCTGGCACCGGCTGGCTGGAAATTTCAGGCCCGGGATCTGCCCGGAAAATGTTCGACCGAACAACTGGTCGCGATGCTCGCGCACCCGAATGGATGGCATCGTGATACGGCCGCACGTCTGCTGTACGAACGCCAGGATGAGTCGGCCATCGAACCACTGCGTAAGCTGGCTGCCAACCCCGAATCGGCTCGTGGACGAGTCCACGCGTTGAACACTTTGGCGGGCCTGAATGCTCAAAAGGCAGACGACATTGTCGCTGCACTGAAAGACAAACACGCTCGCGTACGGGAAACTGCTGCACGACATGCAGAATCCTTTGCCGCGTCGCAGGATGTTGGTCTTGCCCTGAGTCAGCTGGCCAACGATGACGACGCACGCGTCCGTCTTCAGGCTGCGTTCTCACTGGGGGCATTCGACGACACGTTGCGATTCGCGCCGCTGCTGACAATTCTGAAATCCGCCCCGGCGGACCGATGGATTCGAACAGCCGTTCTGACTTCACTTCAGGAAGATTGCCTCAAAGCCCTTTCCGTTCTCGCATCGAACGAACCGCCGTCATTTGCTCAGTCAACCGACGGCGCAGCGGTCATTACCGAATTGACGGAGTTAGTAGCGCGACAAACGGCTGGCAAACAAAGAAAGGCCCTCGCGGCATTGATCGAGAGACAAGCGGATCACCCATCGCTGCAGCTGGAACTCGTCAAGAGGACGTATCGCGGTGATTCGGGAGCTCGCAAAGACCCTGTCTTCTCGGCTCTCACATCCAGCATTGTCGCCGCCGCTCAGAAAACGGCGGACGACGAAACAGCAGCATCGGCTGCCAGAATAGCCGCCATCCGAGCACTGACTCTGGCGAACTACGCGGATCAAAGCGAGCGGTTACTGGCAATGTTGAACCCATTGACTGCTCCGGAAATTCAACTCGCCGCGCTGGAAACGCTGGGAGTCTATGGCGACGCCAGGGCGGCCAGTGAGCTCATTGATCGCGTCTCTGAATTAAGCCCCAAAGTGCTGGAACGCACTCGCGAATTGATGCTTGATCGCGCCGACTGGGCCATCATCCTGCTGCAGGCTATGGCCGATGATCGTGTTCGTTCGAATTTCCTGAGTTCTGCTGAACTTCAGCGACTCGCCGGGCATCCCGATCAGACACTCCGTGCCGCCGCAACCGTTCAGTTGAAGGCCATGGGAACTTCCTCCCGGGAAGACGTTATCCGCAAGTATCAAACCACTCTGTCTCTGGTGGGCAACAATCAACGTGGGGCCGAAATCTTTAAGAAGCACTGTTCGGTGTGTCATCAACTGGGCGGAGTTGGCTACCAGGTTGGACCGAATCTGGCCACCGTGGCGAGTCGCGGACCCGAAAGCATCCTGGTAAATCTGCTCGATCCTAATCGAGAAGTGAACCCTGCCTGGAGAGAGTACATCGCTGTTACCACAGAAGGTCGTACTCACAACGGTGTGATCATATCTGAATCTGCAACCAGCATTACCCTGCGGCGTGCTGAAGCGAAAGAAGACTCACTGTTGCGAACAGACCTTGACACACTGCAGGATACGGGACGATCGCTGATGCCGGAAGGACTGGAGAAGGAGATCGATCCCCAGGCCGCTGCAGACCTGATTTCCTGGCTTATGGAGCAGAAATAG